The following proteins are co-located in the Polymorphospora rubra genome:
- a CDS encoding SdpI family protein: protein MTELLVAKVILAVVMALSGALIVWAARATASGRLGRNEAVGIRTASTLSSDQAWLAAHRAARSVTEAAGWSAVATAVVVPFTPGPGQLVTVVGIGTAALLVLALVGARRGVRAATALPPSDRPS from the coding sequence GTGACTGAGCTGCTCGTGGCGAAGGTGATCCTGGCGGTCGTGATGGCGCTCTCCGGTGCGCTGATCGTCTGGGCTGCCCGGGCCACGGCGTCGGGGCGGCTGGGCCGCAACGAGGCCGTCGGCATCCGTACCGCCTCGACGCTGTCCAGCGACCAGGCGTGGCTCGCCGCCCACCGCGCCGCGCGGTCGGTGACCGAGGCCGCCGGCTGGAGCGCCGTGGCCACCGCCGTCGTGGTCCCCTTCACCCCGGGCCCGGGTCAGCTGGTGACGGTGGTGGGCATCGGAACCGCCGCCCTACTCGTCCTCGCCCTGGTCGGTGCACGCCGGGGCGTCCGGGCCGCCACCGCGCTCCCCCCGTCCGACCGGCCCTCCTGA
- a CDS encoding ABC transporter ATP-binding protein, translated as MMRAVSAAETAPTTYGWTVHAEKLVVRAGRHLAVNGLDLTLDTGVHGLLGPNGAGKTTLMRALATVVKPAGGRLSVLGVDIAGRGDLRRMRHDLGYLPQHFGFYPRFTVREFVEYMAWLKEMPKADIPGAVQRAIDRVGLTTRADSRMKTLSGGMLRRAGIAQAIVNDPRVLLLDEPTVGLDPEQRLDFRELLRDIGLDSCVLVSTHLVEDVAAACTDVVLVSDGRLVWQGSTGELAERGGAGDAGDSATERGYSALLRAHRGQVSA; from the coding sequence ATGATGCGCGCCGTCAGCGCGGCGGAGACCGCACCGACCACGTACGGGTGGACGGTGCACGCCGAGAAGCTCGTCGTCCGGGCCGGGCGGCATCTGGCGGTCAACGGGCTCGACCTGACGCTCGACACCGGCGTACACGGGCTGCTCGGCCCTAACGGTGCCGGCAAGACGACGCTGATGCGGGCTCTGGCCACGGTGGTGAAACCCGCCGGTGGGCGGCTGAGCGTGCTCGGCGTCGACATCGCCGGCCGGGGCGATCTGCGCCGGATGCGCCACGACCTGGGCTACCTGCCGCAGCACTTCGGTTTCTACCCGCGGTTCACCGTGCGGGAGTTCGTCGAGTACATGGCCTGGCTCAAGGAGATGCCGAAGGCCGACATTCCCGGCGCGGTGCAGCGGGCGATCGACCGGGTCGGCCTCACCACCCGCGCCGACTCGCGGATGAAGACGCTGTCCGGCGGCATGCTGCGTCGTGCCGGCATCGCCCAGGCGATCGTCAACGACCCGCGGGTGCTGCTGCTCGACGAGCCGACCGTCGGCCTGGACCCGGAGCAGCGCCTCGACTTCCGCGAACTGCTGCGCGACATCGGCCTGGACAGCTGCGTACTGGTCTCCACCCACCTGGTGGAGGACGTCGCGGCGGCCTGCACGGACGTGGTGCTGGTCAGCGATGGCCGGCTGGTGTGGCAGGGCAGTACGGGGGAGCTCGCGGAACGGGGAGGGGCCGGCGACGCCGGCGACAGCGCCACCGAACGCGGCTACTCGGCGCTGCTGCGTGCCCACCGCGGGCAGGTGTCGGCATGA
- a CDS encoding zf-HC2 domain-containing protein: MTTHPTPALISRYAAGADGVDDATVWAVEAHLESCATCRSRLADAVDPGTRDLLDRVAGGIATGIAAGPAPAPRRRLRRTGVAVRVLPWLAVAAGLVVAAVVFERMFASLPSLVLLVAPVAPLLPVAAVWSRRTDPAWELLATVPRGGLWLLLRRTLAVLAAVVPVLAVAGWWTGHSPALWLLPCLAFTAGSLALGGLVRVDRAAVALTAVWSGAVVVPSLSGEELPVVLSDGSWPGWVAVTVALVAVVIVRAADHRRLGAGRT; this comes from the coding sequence ATGACCACCCACCCGACGCCCGCCCTGATCTCCCGGTACGCCGCGGGTGCCGACGGCGTCGACGACGCGACCGTCTGGGCGGTCGAGGCGCACCTGGAGTCCTGCGCCACCTGCCGGAGCCGGTTGGCCGACGCCGTCGACCCGGGGACCCGGGACCTGTTGGACCGGGTCGCCGGCGGGATCGCGACCGGCATCGCCGCCGGCCCGGCACCGGCACCCCGCCGGCGGTTGCGTCGTACCGGTGTCGCCGTCCGGGTCCTGCCCTGGCTGGCCGTGGCGGCCGGGCTGGTGGTGGCCGCGGTCGTCTTCGAGCGGATGTTCGCCAGCCTGCCGTCGCTGGTGCTGCTGGTCGCGCCGGTGGCCCCGCTGCTGCCGGTGGCCGCGGTGTGGAGCCGGCGTACCGACCCCGCCTGGGAGCTGCTGGCGACCGTGCCGCGCGGCGGGTTGTGGCTGCTGCTACGCCGTACGTTGGCGGTCCTGGCGGCGGTCGTCCCGGTCCTGGCGGTGGCGGGCTGGTGGACCGGCCATTCCCCGGCCCTGTGGCTCCTGCCGTGCCTGGCCTTCACCGCCGGCAGCCTGGCGCTGGGTGGACTGGTGCGGGTGGACCGGGCCGCGGTCGCGTTGACCGCCGTCTGGTCCGGGGCGGTGGTGGTGCCGAGCCTGTCCGGCGAGGAACTCCCGGTCGTCCTTTCGGACGGCAGTTGGCCCGGCTGGGTCGCCGTCACCGTCGCGCTGGTCGCCGTGGTGATCGTCCGGGCCGCCGACCACCGCAGGCTCGGCGCCGGCCGCACCTGA
- a CDS encoding RNA polymerase sigma factor: MRRSLEELDEGALLRRIARGDRRAFDELYRRTSPWLTVRLRRRCADDDVVADVLQETYLVVWRSAGSQTHTSTGGSALGWLWTIAAHRLVDAFRRRARQRRVPAVQTFETVAPAAEEEALAGGIDADLEQALLALPPELRQVLRAMVLDGLTTRETSVLLGMPEGTVKTRARRARIALRRALS, from the coding sequence GTGAGACGAAGCCTGGAAGAGCTCGACGAGGGTGCGCTGCTGCGCCGCATCGCACGCGGCGACCGGCGCGCCTTCGACGAGTTGTACCGGCGTACCTCGCCCTGGTTGACCGTACGGTTACGCCGGCGCTGCGCCGACGACGACGTGGTGGCCGACGTGCTCCAGGAGACGTACCTGGTGGTGTGGCGGTCGGCCGGCAGCCAGACGCACACCTCGACCGGGGGCAGCGCGCTGGGCTGGCTGTGGACGATCGCCGCGCACCGGCTGGTCGACGCGTTCCGCCGCCGGGCCCGGCAGCGGCGCGTGCCGGCGGTGCAGACGTTCGAGACCGTCGCACCGGCGGCCGAGGAGGAGGCGCTCGCCGGCGGGATCGACGCCGACCTGGAACAGGCGCTGCTGGCGTTGCCGCCGGAACTGCGCCAGGTGCTGCGCGCGATGGTTCTCGACGGCCTGACCACGCGGGAGACGTCGGTGCTGCTCGGAATGCCGGAAGGGACCGTGAAGACCCGCGCGCGGCGGGCCCGGATCGCACTGCGGAGGGCGCTGTCATGA
- a CDS encoding L-threonylcarbamoyladenylate synthase, which yields MAKYFDVHPDDPQPRTMGQVADLVRRDGLIAYPTDSCFALGCRLGNKDGMDRIREIRRLDSGHHLTLVCRDFAQLGQFVHLGNAVFRAVKSATPGSYTFILPATKEVPRRLLHPRKKTVGVRIPDHPVVQALLDELGEPLLSSTLILPGDDEPMTQGWEIKERLDHAIDAVVDSGDCGTVPTTVVDFSEGEPQIVRVGAGDPARFAQ from the coding sequence ATGGCGAAGTACTTCGACGTGCACCCCGACGACCCGCAGCCCCGCACGATGGGGCAGGTCGCCGACCTGGTCCGCCGGGACGGCCTGATCGCCTACCCGACGGACTCCTGCTTCGCCCTGGGCTGCCGGCTGGGCAACAAGGACGGCATGGACCGGATCAGGGAGATCCGCCGCCTCGACAGCGGTCACCACCTCACCCTGGTCTGCCGCGACTTCGCGCAGCTCGGCCAGTTCGTCCACCTCGGCAACGCGGTGTTCCGCGCGGTGAAGTCGGCCACCCCCGGCAGCTACACGTTCATCCTGCCGGCGACGAAGGAGGTGCCGCGCCGGCTGCTGCACCCGCGCAAGAAGACGGTCGGGGTCCGGATCCCCGACCACCCGGTCGTCCAGGCGCTGCTCGACGAACTCGGCGAGCCCCTGCTGTCGAGCACCCTCATCCTGCCCGGCGACGACGAGCCGATGACCCAGGGCTGGGAGATCAAGGAACGCCTCGACCACGCGATCGACGCCGTCGTCGACTCCGGCGACTGCGGCACCGTACCGACCACCGTCGTCGACTTCTCCGAGGGCGAGCCCCAGATCGTCCGGGTCGGCGCGGGCGACCCGGCCCGGTTCGCCCAGTGA
- a CDS encoding MOSC domain-containing protein, with translation MRVDQLWRYPVKSVGGERLDAVTVGAAGIDGDRRIAVRDERDEVTWAGAVPALMRVRAVTAGPGVAELILPDGQRFRSDAPDAAGRLSAAVGADVTLAGHGPHRPEGALHVMSTTTLRSLAAALPDSAVDVSRFRPNLVLDGVPDDGAVGYPEHGWIGRHIAIGTLRLRVTEPCDRCVMITKETPSVPHDRAVLRWVARELGNALGVYAAVETPGEVRVGDRAHLID, from the coding sequence ATGCGGGTCGACCAGTTGTGGCGGTATCCGGTGAAGTCGGTGGGTGGTGAGCGGCTGGACGCCGTCACGGTCGGCGCGGCCGGGATCGACGGCGACCGGCGCATCGCCGTACGTGACGAACGGGACGAGGTCACCTGGGCCGGGGCGGTTCCGGCGCTCATGCGGGTGCGGGCGGTCACCGCCGGCCCGGGCGTGGCCGAACTGATCCTGCCCGACGGGCAGCGGTTCCGTTCCGACGCGCCGGACGCCGCCGGCCGGCTCAGCGCCGCGGTCGGGGCCGACGTCACGCTGGCCGGGCACGGGCCGCACCGGCCCGAGGGCGCGCTGCACGTGATGAGCACGACCACGCTGCGCAGTCTCGCCGCGGCGCTGCCGGACAGTGCGGTGGACGTCTCCCGGTTCCGGCCCAACCTGGTGCTCGACGGCGTGCCGGACGACGGCGCCGTCGGTTATCCCGAACACGGTTGGATCGGCCGCCACATCGCGATCGGGACGCTGCGGTTGCGCGTCACCGAACCGTGCGACCGGTGCGTGATGATCACCAAGGAGACCCCGAGCGTCCCCCACGACCGTGCCGTGCTGCGCTGGGTCGCCCGCGAACTGGGCAACGCCCTCGGCGTGTACGCCGCCGTCGAGACACCCGGTGAGGTCCGCGTCGGAGACCGGGCCCACCTGATCGACTGA
- a CDS encoding carboxylesterase family protein: MTDYRTAYPSSTDPELLTVMMSDALFRMPTTWVAEAHAAAGGRTWLYDLTWQGPRLGACHILDVPLVFGNAASPLATRFLGAPPPPDFADLSHRIRTAWTSFATTGDPGWPRFDGRSGTTRLWNVPVSDVAYPLLESRRIWPAVPPAA, translated from the coding sequence GTGACCGACTACCGCACGGCGTATCCGAGCAGCACCGACCCCGAACTGCTCACCGTGATGATGTCGGACGCGCTCTTCCGGATGCCGACCACCTGGGTGGCCGAGGCGCACGCCGCCGCCGGCGGCCGCACCTGGCTCTACGACCTCACCTGGCAGGGGCCCCGCCTCGGTGCCTGCCACATCCTCGACGTCCCGCTGGTCTTCGGCAACGCCGCGTCGCCGCTCGCGACCCGCTTCCTCGGCGCCCCGCCGCCGCCGGACTTCGCCGACCTGTCCCACCGGATCCGGACAGCCTGGACCTCCTTCGCGACCACCGGCGATCCCGGCTGGCCGCGCTTCGACGGCCGATCCGGTACGACCCGGTTGTGGAACGTCCCGGTGTCCGACGTCGCCTACCCGCTCCTGGAATCCCGCCGGATCTGGCCGGCGGTCCCACCGGCGGCGTAG
- a CDS encoding carboxylesterase family protein: MDVTAALRAGKVRGTSRDGVASFRGIPYAAAPTGPLRFRPPVPVAGWDGIRDANSFGAAPPQLAPGPGAPSAWHPGDGPDCLSVNVWTPDPGTAGLPVMVWFHGGAFRHGSAGRPDFDATVLAGAGVVVVVTFNYRIGFEGFGHIPGVPDNRGLRDQIAALEWVRDNIDGFGGDPANVTVFGQSAGAASIALLMTAPAARGLFRRAIAQSIPNAYLSHAEARRATAVLAEAAGVAATWTDLAGLPPEEILRHQDAPLPDPTTGGSAFTPVVDDDLVAGPRGGNFATAPAGTSI; encoded by the coding sequence GTGGATGTGACAGCCGCGCTCCGCGCCGGGAAGGTACGTGGAACGTCCCGGGACGGGGTCGCCAGCTTCCGGGGCATTCCGTACGCCGCCGCGCCGACCGGGCCACTGCGGTTCCGGCCACCCGTTCCCGTGGCCGGTTGGGACGGCATCCGGGACGCGAACTCGTTCGGTGCCGCACCGCCGCAACTCGCCCCGGGGCCGGGTGCGCCCTCGGCCTGGCACCCCGGCGACGGGCCGGACTGCCTGTCGGTCAACGTGTGGACGCCGGACCCCGGGACGGCCGGACTGCCGGTCATGGTGTGGTTCCACGGCGGCGCATTCAGACACGGCTCGGCCGGCCGCCCGGACTTCGACGCCACGGTGCTGGCCGGCGCCGGGGTCGTCGTCGTCGTCACCTTCAACTACCGCATCGGGTTCGAAGGCTTCGGCCACATCCCCGGCGTACCCGACAACCGCGGCCTGCGCGACCAGATCGCGGCGCTGGAATGGGTGCGGGACAACATCGACGGGTTCGGCGGCGATCCGGCCAACGTCACCGTCTTCGGACAGTCCGCCGGCGCCGCCTCGATCGCACTGCTGATGACGGCACCGGCCGCCCGTGGCCTGTTCCGCCGCGCGATCGCGCAGAGCATCCCCAACGCCTACCTGTCCCACGCCGAGGCGCGGCGGGCCACCGCCGTCCTGGCCGAGGCGGCCGGCGTCGCCGCGACCTGGACCGACCTCGCCGGGCTGCCGCCCGAGGAGATCCTGCGGCACCAGGACGCGCCCCTGCCGGACCCGACCACCGGCGGCAGCGCCTTCACCCCGGTCGTCGACGACGACCTGGTCGCCGGGCCCCGTGGCGGCAACTTCGCGACGGCGCCGGCCGGGACATCGATCTGA
- a CDS encoding carboxyl transferase domain-containing protein, with product MFSRVAIVNRGEAAMRLIHAVRELAAQTATRIETVALHTDVDRSATFVREADIAYDLGPASARPYLDLKVLERALVETGADAAWVGWGFVAEDPAFAELCERVGVTFVGPSADAMRKLGDKIGAKLIAEEVGVPVAPWSRGAVESLDAALAAAAGIGYPLMLKATAGGGGRGIRVITGEVELADAYERTSQEAARAFGSGVVFLERLVTGARHVEVQVIADGQGTAWALGVRDCSVQRRNQKVIEESASPVLSPAQVAELKASAERLAVAVGYRGAATVEFLYHPGDRLFAFLEVNTRLQVEHPITESTTGFDLVKAQLHVAAGGRLEGEPPAERGHAIEARLNAEDPDRDFAPSPGRIARLDLPAGPGIRVDTGVSEGDTIPADFDSMIAKIIAYGRDRDEALGRLRRAMAQTTVIIEGGATNKSFVLDLLDQPEVIDASADTGWIDRVRGEGRLVSHRHSAVALAAAAIEAYEEEERVERQRLLSTAFGGRPQVQHESGRPLDLKLRGAGYRVRVARIGAHRFRVGIEAGHDVRTADVELDRFDRHTGQIAVNGTRYRLLTDTHGPTHLVEVDGVTHRVSRDEGGVVRSPAPALVVATPVAVGTEVEAGAPVLVLESMKMETVLRAPFKARLKERVVSVGSQVETGAPLLRLEPLADAEAEDTSAAGAVELDLPTPPARIPAREATTRGQEDLRSLLLGFDVDPHDDRRVLADYLTARRVATDDGHRPLAEELDLVDVFADLAELSRNRPAGEDGGDSHVHSAREYFHTYLQCLDVERAGLPEAFQAKLAKALGHYGVTQLERCPDLEAGVFRIFLAQQRASADATVIAALLRAWLREPPPDETLREPAGLSLERLIAATQIRFPVLADLARGVVFAWFGQPLLRRTRARVYAGVRRHLRHLDAQPDAPDRAERIAEMVRSTEPLVRLLGQRLIRADLDNTIMLEVLTRRYYGNKGLTGIRTGQVGGCTFVVAERTGSCVVSAAVSFDAFGDALRGLAELAGRENTIDADIYLAWEGQPADSDAMADALHEVISAHPLPNQVHRLTATVAGRGGAVMHHHFTFRPSTTGMTEERLIRGLHPYIAQRMQMERLSKFNLTRLPSSDEEVYLFQCVARENPSDERLVAFAQVRDLTELREHDGRLVALPTAEDTIATCLDSIRHAQSRRPSKTRFNTNRIVLYIWPASDITRAELELLAGRVLPTTAGAGLEEILLIARQRDPRTGELVRIAVRIAFDATGGTELTVGEPSDEPVEPLDDYRQKVLRASSRNAVYPYELTGLLGDFVEYDLDGDHALVPVDRPKGRNRAAIVAGVVTTTTRRHPQGVTRVVLLGDPTKSLGALSEPECRRVIAALDLAERMRVPLEWYALSAGARISMESGTENMDWVAAALKRIVEFTQDGGEINIVVAGITVGAQPYWNAEATMLMHTRGILVMTPDSAMVLTGKQSLDFSGGVSAEDNFGIGGYDRVMGPNGQAQYWAPNLAAARDLLMSYYDHTYVAPGEESPRRATTTDPVDRDVSDFPHAVAGSDFTTVGEIFSAQANPDRKKPFDIRTVMRALSDQDHPVLERWAGMADAETVAVQDVHLGGIPVCLLGIESRAVPRRGFPPTDGPDTYTAGTLFPRSSKKAARAINAASGNRPLVVLANLSGFDGSPESMRNLQLEYGAEIGRAIVNFRGPIVFCVISRYHGGAFVVFSKALNPNMTVLALEGSFASVLGGAPAAAVVFAGDVKARTAADPRIRDLEARAAAAAGTDRAALTAELDELRTSVRAEKLGEVAAEFDRVHNIQRAVEVGSVDAVIRAAELRPRIIEAIGSRLG from the coding sequence GTGTTCAGCCGTGTCGCCATCGTCAACCGTGGTGAGGCCGCGATGCGGCTCATCCACGCCGTCCGGGAGCTGGCCGCGCAGACCGCGACCCGGATCGAGACCGTAGCCCTGCACACCGACGTCGACCGAAGCGCCACGTTCGTGCGCGAGGCCGACATCGCGTACGACCTCGGTCCCGCGTCCGCGCGCCCGTACCTCGACCTGAAGGTGCTGGAGCGCGCGCTGGTGGAGACCGGGGCGGACGCCGCGTGGGTCGGCTGGGGCTTCGTCGCGGAGGACCCGGCGTTCGCGGAGCTGTGCGAGCGGGTCGGGGTCACCTTCGTCGGGCCGAGCGCGGACGCGATGCGCAAGCTCGGCGACAAGATCGGCGCGAAGCTGATCGCCGAGGAGGTCGGCGTCCCGGTCGCGCCGTGGAGCCGCGGCGCGGTCGAGAGCCTGGACGCCGCCCTGGCCGCGGCGGCCGGCATCGGCTACCCGCTGATGCTGAAGGCGACCGCGGGCGGTGGCGGACGCGGCATCCGCGTGATCACGGGCGAGGTCGAACTCGCCGACGCCTACGAGCGCACCAGCCAGGAGGCGGCGCGGGCGTTCGGCAGCGGCGTCGTGTTCCTGGAGCGGCTGGTCACCGGCGCGCGGCACGTCGAGGTCCAGGTGATCGCCGACGGCCAGGGCACCGCGTGGGCGCTCGGCGTACGGGACTGCTCGGTGCAGCGCCGCAACCAGAAGGTGATCGAGGAGTCGGCGTCGCCGGTGCTCAGCCCCGCGCAGGTGGCCGAACTGAAGGCGTCGGCCGAGCGGCTGGCCGTCGCGGTCGGCTACCGCGGCGCGGCGACCGTCGAGTTCCTCTACCACCCCGGCGACCGGCTCTTCGCGTTCCTCGAGGTCAACACCCGCCTGCAGGTCGAGCACCCGATCACCGAGTCGACCACCGGGTTCGACCTGGTCAAGGCGCAACTGCACGTGGCGGCTGGCGGCCGGCTGGAGGGCGAGCCGCCGGCGGAGCGTGGGCACGCCATCGAGGCCCGGCTGAACGCCGAGGACCCCGACCGCGACTTCGCCCCCTCCCCGGGCCGCATCGCGCGGCTGGACCTGCCCGCCGGCCCGGGCATCCGGGTGGACACCGGCGTCAGCGAGGGCGACACGATTCCCGCCGACTTCGACTCGATGATCGCGAAGATCATCGCGTACGGCCGCGACCGCGACGAGGCGCTGGGCAGGCTGCGCCGGGCGATGGCGCAGACCACCGTGATCATCGAAGGCGGCGCGACGAACAAGAGCTTCGTACTCGATCTGCTCGACCAGCCCGAGGTGATCGACGCCAGCGCCGACACCGGCTGGATCGACCGCGTACGGGGCGAGGGCCGGCTCGTCTCGCACCGGCACTCCGCCGTCGCGCTGGCCGCCGCCGCCATCGAGGCGTACGAGGAGGAGGAGCGCGTCGAACGGCAGCGCCTGCTCTCGACGGCGTTCGGCGGACGCCCGCAGGTGCAGCACGAGAGCGGCCGACCGCTGGACCTCAAGCTGCGGGGCGCCGGCTACCGCGTACGCGTCGCGCGGATCGGCGCGCACCGGTTCCGCGTCGGTATCGAAGCGGGTCACGACGTGCGGACCGCCGACGTCGAACTCGACCGGTTCGACCGGCACACCGGGCAGATCGCCGTCAACGGCACCCGCTACCGCCTGCTCACCGACACCCACGGACCGACCCACCTGGTCGAGGTGGACGGCGTGACGCACCGGGTCAGCCGTGACGAGGGCGGCGTCGTCCGCTCCCCCGCGCCCGCGCTGGTCGTCGCGACGCCGGTCGCGGTCGGTACCGAGGTCGAGGCGGGCGCCCCGGTGCTGGTGCTGGAGAGCATGAAGATGGAGACGGTGCTGCGGGCGCCGTTCAAGGCGCGGCTGAAGGAACGTGTCGTGTCCGTGGGCAGCCAGGTGGAGACCGGCGCCCCGCTGCTGCGGCTGGAGCCGCTGGCGGACGCCGAAGCCGAGGACACCTCGGCCGCCGGCGCCGTCGAGCTGGACCTGCCCACCCCGCCCGCGCGGATCCCGGCCCGGGAGGCGACCACGCGCGGTCAGGAGGACCTGCGCAGCCTGCTGCTGGGCTTCGACGTCGACCCGCACGACGACCGCCGGGTGCTCGCCGACTACCTCACCGCGCGCCGGGTGGCCACCGACGACGGCCACCGGCCGCTGGCCGAGGAACTCGACCTCGTCGACGTGTTCGCCGACCTCGCCGAGCTCAGCCGCAACCGGCCGGCGGGCGAGGACGGCGGCGACAGCCACGTGCACAGCGCCCGCGAGTACTTCCACACCTACCTCCAGTGCCTCGACGTCGAGCGGGCCGGCCTGCCGGAGGCGTTCCAGGCCAAGCTCGCCAAGGCGCTCGGCCACTACGGCGTCACCCAACTGGAGCGCTGCCCGGACCTCGAGGCCGGAGTGTTCCGGATCTTCCTCGCCCAGCAGCGCGCGTCCGCCGACGCCACCGTCATCGCGGCGCTGCTGCGCGCGTGGCTTCGTGAGCCCCCGCCGGACGAGACGCTGCGCGAGCCCGCCGGTCTCTCCCTGGAGCGGCTGATCGCCGCGACGCAGATCCGCTTCCCCGTCCTCGCCGACCTCGCGCGCGGCGTGGTCTTCGCCTGGTTCGGGCAGCCGCTGCTGCGCCGCACCCGCGCCCGCGTCTACGCCGGCGTCCGCCGGCACCTGCGCCACCTCGACGCGCAGCCGGACGCGCCGGACCGCGCCGAGCGGATCGCCGAGATGGTACGCAGCACCGAGCCGCTGGTGCGCCTGCTGGGCCAGCGCCTCATCCGCGCCGACCTCGACAACACGATCATGCTGGAGGTACTGACCCGGCGGTACTACGGCAACAAGGGCCTGACCGGCATCCGGACCGGTCAGGTCGGCGGGTGCACGTTCGTGGTCGCCGAGCGGACCGGCTCGTGCGTGGTCTCCGCCGCCGTCAGCTTCGACGCCTTCGGCGACGCGCTGCGCGGACTCGCCGAACTGGCGGGCCGCGAGAACACCATCGACGCCGACATCTACCTCGCCTGGGAGGGGCAGCCGGCGGACTCCGACGCGATGGCGGACGCCCTGCACGAGGTCATCAGCGCGCACCCGCTGCCGAACCAGGTCCACCGCCTGACCGCCACCGTCGCGGGACGCGGCGGCGCGGTGATGCACCACCACTTCACGTTCCGTCCGTCGACCACCGGGATGACCGAGGAGCGGCTGATCCGCGGCCTGCACCCCTACATCGCCCAGCGGATGCAGATGGAGCGGCTGAGCAAGTTCAACCTGACCCGGCTGCCGTCGTCGGACGAGGAGGTCTACCTCTTCCAGTGCGTGGCGCGGGAGAACCCGTCGGACGAGCGCCTCGTCGCGTTCGCGCAGGTGCGTGACCTGACCGAGTTGCGTGAGCACGACGGTCGGCTGGTCGCGCTGCCGACGGCCGAGGACACCATCGCCACCTGCCTCGACTCGATCCGCCACGCGCAGTCGCGGCGGCCGTCGAAGACGCGGTTCAACACCAACCGGATCGTGCTCTACATCTGGCCGGCGAGCGACATCACGCGGGCCGAACTGGAGTTGCTCGCCGGACGGGTGCTGCCGACGACCGCGGGCGCCGGGCTCGAGGAGATCCTGCTCATCGCACGGCAGCGCGACCCGAGGACCGGCGAGTTGGTCCGGATCGCCGTACGCATCGCCTTCGACGCCACCGGCGGCACCGAACTGACCGTCGGTGAGCCGTCGGACGAGCCGGTCGAGCCGCTCGACGACTACCGGCAGAAGGTGCTGCGGGCGAGCAGCCGCAACGCGGTGTACCCGTACGAGTTGACCGGGCTGCTCGGCGACTTCGTCGAGTACGACCTCGACGGCGACCACGCGCTGGTGCCGGTCGACCGGCCCAAGGGGCGCAACCGCGCGGCGATCGTCGCCGGCGTGGTCACCACCACGACCCGGCGGCACCCGCAGGGCGTCACCAGGGTCGTGCTGCTCGGCGACCCGACGAAGTCGCTCGGCGCGCTGTCGGAGCCGGAGTGCCGCCGGGTGATCGCCGCGCTGGACCTCGCCGAGCGGATGCGGGTGCCGCTGGAGTGGTACGCGTTGTCCGCCGGTGCCCGGATCTCGATGGAGTCCGGCACGGAGAACATGGACTGGGTGGCCGCGGCGCTCAAGCGGATCGTCGAGTTCACCCAGGACGGCGGCGAGATCAACATCGTGGTCGCGGGCATCACCGTCGGCGCGCAGCCGTACTGGAACGCCGAGGCGACGATGCTCATGCACACCAGGGGCATCCTGGTGATGACGCCGGACTCGGCGATGGTGCTGACCGGCAAGCAGTCGCTGGACTTCTCCGGTGGCGTGTCGGCCGAGGACAACTTCGGCATCGGCGGCTACGACCGGGTGATGGGACCGAACGGGCAGGCGCAGTACTGGGCGCCGAACCTGGCCGCCGCACGTGACCTGCTGATGTCGTACTACGACCACACGTACGTCGCACCCGGCGAGGAGTCGCCGCGGCGGGCGACGACGACCGACCCGGTCGACCGCGACGTCTCCGACTTCCCGCATGCCGTGGCGGGCAGCGACTTCACCACCGTCGGCGAGATCTTCTCCGCGCAGGCCAACCCGGACCGCAAGAAGCCGTTCGACATCCGGACCGTGATGCGGGCGCTCTCCGACCAGGACCATCCGGTGCTGGAACGCTGGGCGGGCATGGCGGACGCGGAGACCGTGGCGGTGCAGGACGTGCATCTCGGCGGGATCCCGGTCTGCCTGCTCGGCATCGAGTCCCGGGCGGTGCCGCGGCGCGGCTTCCCGCCCACCGACGGCCCGGACACCTACACCGCGGGCACGCTGTTCCCGCGGTCGTCGAAGAAGGCCGCGCGGGCGATCAACGCGGCCAGCGGCAACCGGCCGCTGGTGGTGCTGGCGAACCTGTCGGGGTTCGACGGCTCGCCGGAGTCGATGCGCAACCTGCAACTGGAGTACGGCGCCGAGATCGGCCGGGCGATCGTGAACTTCCGCGGGCCGATCGTGTTCTGCGTCATCTCGCGCTACCACGGCGGCGCGTTCGTGGTGTTCTCGAAGGCGCTGAACCCGAACATGACCGTGCTCGCGCTGGAGGGCTCGTTCGCCTCGGTGCTCGGCGGCGCACCCGCCGCCGCGGTGGTGTTCGCGGGCGACGTCAAGGCCCGCACCGCCGCCGACCCGCGGATCCGGGACCTCGAGGCCCGCGCCGCGGCCGCCGCCGGCACCGACCGGGCCGCGCTGACCGCGGAACTCGACGAACTCCGTACGTCGGTGCGCGCGGAGAAGCTCGGTGAGGTGGCCGCGGAGTTCGACCGGGTGCACAACATCCAACGGGCCGTCGAGGTCGGCTCCGTCGACGCCGTCATCCGGGCCGCCGAACTGCGCCCGCGCATCATCGAGGCCATCGGGTCCCGACTGGGTTGA